A DNA window from Pontimonas salivibrio contains the following coding sequences:
- a CDS encoding ABC transporter ATP-binding protein, producing MVSDSATDGPFAIQTEGLTKKFGSQAAVEDLSLAVPRGSVFGFLGPNGSGKTTTIRMLLGLAEASSGTINVLGHDIPRHLEHALPKVGALVEGPAFYPYLSGRKNLIRMDAADRFSDAQSRAERVDYALARVGLTAAAEKKAGAYSLGMKQRLGLANALLKPRDLLILDEPTNGLDPQGTREVRHLIRSLADEGITIFLSSHLLVEIEQLCSHVAVMNLGSLLAQGSLDELRSHAEPRLVIEVDDVARAKSVLSQHHIIATTKNPTRNEGNTSGHPRATTAGMVTTLVATVSVDTNAASINQELVAAGIGVSGFRIERPSLEEYFVELTGEGFDVAR from the coding sequence GTGGTATCTGACAGCGCCACTGACGGGCCTTTCGCGATTCAGACCGAGGGGTTAACCAAAAAGTTTGGGTCTCAGGCTGCCGTCGAGGACTTATCGCTTGCGGTGCCCCGCGGTTCAGTGTTTGGTTTTTTGGGGCCAAACGGCTCCGGGAAAACCACCACCATTCGGATGCTCTTAGGCCTCGCGGAGGCAAGCTCAGGCACCATCAACGTTCTGGGTCACGATATTCCCCGCCATTTAGAACACGCCCTGCCGAAAGTGGGTGCCCTGGTGGAAGGCCCCGCCTTCTACCCGTACTTATCGGGGCGAAAAAACCTCATCCGAATGGATGCCGCTGATCGGTTTTCTGATGCCCAATCCCGGGCGGAGCGAGTCGACTACGCACTGGCACGGGTGGGCCTCACCGCGGCGGCGGAGAAAAAAGCGGGCGCCTATTCGCTGGGAATGAAACAGCGCCTGGGTCTGGCAAACGCCCTTCTCAAACCCCGCGATCTGCTGATCTTGGACGAGCCCACCAATGGGTTAGACCCTCAGGGCACCAGGGAAGTACGACACTTGATTCGAAGCCTGGCTGATGAGGGCATCACCATTTTTCTCTCCAGTCACCTTTTAGTGGAAATCGAGCAGTTGTGTAGCCATGTCGCGGTGATGAACCTGGGGTCACTGTTGGCCCAGGGTTCCTTGGATGAACTGCGCTCTCACGCGGAACCGAGACTCGTCATCGAAGTCGACGATGTTGCCCGTGCAAAGAGTGTCTTATCCCAGCACCACATCATCGCCACCACAAAAAACCCCACCCGCAACGAAGGCAACACCTCAGGACACCCCCGTGCGACCACTGCTGGCATGGTCACCACACTGGTTGCCACAGTGAGTGTGGACACGAATGCTGCGTCCATTAACCAGGAATTGGTCGCGGCAGGTATTGGTGTCAGTGGGTTCCGGATTGAGCGACCAAGCCTCGAAGAATATTTCGTCGAGCTCACCGGAGAGGGGTTCGACGTTGCCCGCTAA
- a CDS encoding ABC transporter permease: MLSELLVMFTRRRTWAMLAAIALIPILLAVAVYLSSDRLAPGEGPPFVDRVTQNGLFTGFAAMLLAMPLFLPLTVSVVSGDTIAGEAGLGTLRYLLIAPVGRLRLLVVKYLGTLAFVLAGTFTLMLAGALIGWILFPTGPITLLSGDVIGIGEALGRMALVALYTTVSMTGMLAIGLFISTLTTIPVGAMTGVLIASGVSQILDNLPQLSAIHEWLFTHYWLDFADILRQPIELSSFGSNALLQLGYIALFGALAYGRFSTKDVLS, translated from the coding sequence ATGCTCTCCGAGCTCCTGGTGATGTTCACCAGGCGTCGCACCTGGGCGATGCTCGCCGCCATCGCCCTCATTCCCATCCTGTTGGCCGTGGCCGTGTATTTGTCCTCTGATCGGCTCGCCCCCGGTGAGGGGCCTCCGTTTGTGGACCGGGTCACCCAAAACGGCCTCTTCACCGGTTTTGCCGCCATGTTGCTGGCGATGCCGCTGTTTCTTCCCCTGACCGTGTCGGTGGTGTCCGGTGACACCATTGCCGGCGAAGCCGGCCTGGGCACGCTTCGCTACCTACTCATTGCCCCAGTCGGCAGGCTTCGCCTGCTGGTGGTGAAATACCTGGGGACACTGGCTTTCGTCCTAGCGGGAACCTTCACCCTGATGCTGGCGGGGGCACTTATCGGGTGGATTCTGTTTCCCACCGGTCCCATCACGCTGCTCAGCGGAGATGTCATCGGCATTGGCGAAGCACTGGGCCGAATGGCCCTCGTCGCGCTGTATACAACAGTGTCGATGACGGGAATGCTCGCCATCGGGCTCTTCATCTCCACCCTGACGACCATCCCCGTGGGTGCCATGACAGGAGTGTTGATTGCCAGTGGTGTCAGCCAAATTCTCGACAACCTGCCCCAGCTGTCGGCCATCCACGAATGGCTGTTTACCCACTACTGGTTGGACTTCGCGGATATATTGCGACAGCCCATTGAGCTCTCCAGCTTCGGCTCCAACGCCCTACTACAACTCGGCTACATCGCCCTGTTTGGCGCCCTCGCCTACGGCAGATTCAGCACCAAGGATGTGTTGAGCTAG
- a CDS encoding FitA-like ribbon-helix-helix domain-containing protein gives MSPNLLVRSVPADTHAALVRRAASEGKSLQEYVLGLLQASADKPTMAEVMAEIESGLKATPNPALNTEEIVATIRAVRDA, from the coding sequence ATGAGCCCCAATCTTCTGGTGAGAAGTGTCCCCGCTGATACCCATGCAGCCTTGGTTCGCCGGGCAGCGAGCGAGGGCAAGTCACTTCAGGAATATGTCCTGGGCCTTCTCCAGGCCTCAGCCGACAAGCCCACCATGGCCGAAGTCATGGCGGAGATTGAGTCGGGCCTCAAGGCCACGCCCAACCCGGCCTTGAATACCGAGGAAATCGTGGCAACAATTCGCGCGGTCCGCGACGCGTGA
- a CDS encoding type II toxin-antitoxin system VapC family toxin — MRIVVEASVVVEAWINDSPLASQCRDILSSSECCVPDLVFSEVGHVFRTQERLRGVDLTHQFESFTSSPWSEYHVSEYASIAWPLRHDITFYDACYVGLALALEIPLVTLDRKLAGVATRYCEIVIPGE, encoded by the coding sequence GTGAGAATTGTTGTCGAGGCCTCGGTTGTCGTAGAGGCGTGGATCAACGACTCCCCACTCGCCTCACAGTGCCGAGACATCTTGTCCTCGTCTGAATGCTGCGTCCCCGACCTCGTCTTTTCTGAAGTGGGTCACGTGTTTCGCACTCAGGAACGGCTCAGAGGTGTGGACCTCACGCACCAGTTCGAATCCTTCACCAGCTCACCCTGGAGTGAATATCACGTCAGTGAATACGCCTCCATCGCATGGCCCCTGCGTCACGACATCACCTTCTACGACGCCTGTTATGTCGGATTGGCGTTGGCACTGGAAATACCCCTGGTCACCCTCGATCGGAAGCTGGCAGGGGTCGCCACGCGTTACTGCGAGATAGTTATTCCCGGTGAGTAA
- a CDS encoding DUF1778 domain-containing protein — protein sequence MSATTNRAERLNVRLSTQAREEITQAAHASGQDLTSFVIGAALDRARRVLLEERILYLSTADAEQLELVLDNPPEPTEFLRRLMRDS from the coding sequence ATGTCCGCAACAACAAATCGAGCCGAGCGTTTGAATGTTCGCCTGAGCACGCAAGCTCGGGAGGAAATCACCCAGGCAGCCCATGCAAGTGGCCAGGATTTGACGTCTTTTGTAATCGGTGCCGCATTGGACCGGGCTCGACGGGTGCTCCTTGAAGAAAGGATTCTTTACTTAAGCACCGCCGACGCAGAACAGTTGGAGTTAGTGCTTGATAATCCACCAGAGCCGACCGAGTTTCTCCGGCGGCTCATGAGAGATTCCTAA
- a CDS encoding GNAT family N-acetyltransferase, whose amino-acid sequence MAPSKANCRIDPLPAGLNRYPVPAALIGQLGVDRRAQGEGVGSFLLKDALSRITRTSHNIGFPLVVVETVSPEVTTFYERAGFQPFSDWPSRLFLSLKTLRASPVEI is encoded by the coding sequence GTGGCCCCATCTAAAGCGAATTGTCGAATTGACCCGTTACCTGCTGGCCTCAATCGCTATCCTGTCCCGGCAGCACTGATTGGGCAGCTAGGTGTTGATCGTCGCGCTCAGGGGGAGGGCGTGGGATCTTTTCTTTTGAAGGATGCGCTCTCAAGAATCACTCGGACTAGCCACAACATAGGATTTCCACTCGTCGTGGTGGAGACAGTTTCTCCCGAGGTGACCACGTTCTATGAACGGGCAGGTTTTCAGCCCTTTTCTGACTGGCCATCACGCCTTTTTCTCTCTCTAAAAACGTTGCGTGCGTCGCCCGTGGAAATATAG
- a CDS encoding DUF4282 domain-containing protein, producing MSDSADMTGAPTQQKGFFAALFDLKFEEWVTLRVAGVLYVIILALLGIFGVVAFFSLLFEGGISILFALVGVPLGLFIAVLLIRLSFEATVALIAVARNTESLKDKS from the coding sequence ATGAGCGATAGTGCTGACATGACTGGGGCTCCTACCCAGCAGAAGGGCTTTTTTGCTGCCCTGTTTGATCTGAAATTTGAAGAGTGGGTGACCCTCCGGGTTGCTGGAGTGCTGTATGTCATCATTTTGGCGCTGTTAGGCATCTTTGGCGTGGTCGCTTTTTTCTCCCTGCTGTTTGAGGGAGGCATCTCGATTCTTTTCGCCCTCGTCGGTGTCCCACTGGGTCTATTCATTGCCGTGTTGCTCATCAGGCTCAGTTTTGAGGCGACCGTGGCGCTCATTGCTGTGGCTCGCAACACCGAGTCCTTAAAGGACAAGAGTTAG
- a CDS encoding gamma-aminobutyraldehyde dehydrogenase, with the protein MTTTLKNFINGQYVDSKGSETIPLVDPATEEVYAHSPISSAADVDDAYQAASKAFEGWSETTPAERQLALFRIADELEKRGEEFADLESQDAGKPRASLVEDEISLSVDQIRFFAGAARNLEGKSAGEYMKDHTSFIRREPIGVVGQVAPWNYPLNMAVWKFAPAVAAGNTTVLKPSDTTPQSTLLLAEICAMHLPEGVVNVITGDRTTGGAMIDHKIPEMVSITGSVRAGLEVAKAAATDLKRVHLELGGKAPVIVFDDADIPSAIEGIGIAGYFNAGQDCTAATRVVVHESIHDEFIAELKKWVAANVTTGLPSDPNTFYGPVNNANQMDRVMGILGELPSHSTVEAGGVRQGERGYFIEPTIVSGLKQNDAAIQTEIFGPVITVQPFRTEEEAMTMANGVPYGLSSSVWTKDHARAMRFAKGLDFGAVWINCHIPLVAEMPHGGFKHSGHGKDLSQYGFEEYTRVKHVMSFIGK; encoded by the coding sequence CTTCATTAACGGCCAGTACGTCGACTCGAAAGGCTCCGAGACGATCCCTTTGGTGGATCCGGCCACAGAAGAGGTATACGCCCATTCACCGATATCTTCCGCGGCCGACGTGGACGATGCCTACCAGGCAGCGTCGAAAGCCTTTGAGGGCTGGAGCGAGACTACGCCTGCTGAGCGACAGCTAGCGCTCTTTCGTATTGCCGATGAGTTGGAAAAACGCGGCGAGGAATTTGCCGACCTCGAATCCCAAGATGCCGGAAAACCCCGGGCGTCACTCGTAGAGGACGAAATCTCGCTCAGTGTTGACCAGATTCGCTTCTTCGCTGGAGCTGCTCGCAATCTTGAAGGCAAGAGCGCTGGCGAATACATGAAAGACCACACGTCTTTTATTCGCCGCGAACCCATTGGCGTTGTCGGCCAGGTCGCACCGTGGAATTACCCCCTCAACATGGCGGTGTGGAAGTTTGCTCCCGCCGTTGCCGCCGGAAACACCACCGTGTTGAAGCCTTCCGACACCACCCCCCAGTCCACGCTGTTGTTGGCAGAAATTTGCGCGATGCACCTCCCCGAAGGTGTCGTCAACGTCATCACGGGTGACCGCACCACGGGTGGTGCAATGATTGATCACAAAATTCCCGAAATGGTCTCCATTACCGGCTCGGTGCGAGCCGGGTTAGAGGTGGCGAAGGCTGCGGCGACCGACCTGAAGCGAGTGCACCTCGAATTGGGTGGAAAAGCTCCCGTCATCGTCTTTGACGACGCTGATATTCCCTCCGCAATCGAAGGAATCGGTATTGCCGGTTACTTCAATGCAGGACAAGACTGCACTGCGGCAACCCGAGTGGTCGTGCACGAGTCAATCCACGATGAATTTATTGCCGAGTTGAAAAAGTGGGTCGCCGCTAACGTGACCACGGGCCTTCCCTCTGACCCGAATACTTTCTACGGCCCGGTGAACAACGCCAACCAGATGGACCGGGTCATGGGAATCCTCGGTGAGCTGCCCAGCCACTCGACGGTAGAAGCCGGTGGTGTCCGCCAGGGCGAGCGCGGATACTTCATCGAACCCACCATCGTGTCTGGTTTGAAACAAAACGACGCCGCGATTCAGACTGAAATCTTTGGCCCCGTCATTACCGTGCAGCCCTTCCGCACGGAAGAAGAGGCCATGACCATGGCAAACGGTGTGCCCTATGGGCTTTCGTCTAGCGTGTGGACCAAAGACCACGCTCGGGCAATGCGTTTTGCGAAGGGGCTTGATTTTGGTGCTGTATGGATCAACTGCCACATCCCTCTGGTGGCAGAAATGCCCCACGGCGGCTTCAAGCACTCGGGCCACGGTAAAGACCTCTCGCAGTATGGCTTCGAGGAATACACGCGCGTCAAGCACGTGATGTCCTTTATCGGGAAGTAG